In a genomic window of Apium graveolens cultivar Ventura unplaced genomic scaffold, ASM990537v1 ctg8049, whole genome shotgun sequence:
- the LOC141704606 gene encoding putative nucleoredoxin 1: protein MNCDQDTILSKNKRNNPGKAKTDKVHNTSCNIIKIGDTVDLSALLFTKKRNFLIKSNQQRVKAKDLSGKFVVLYFMTLAAYYDDLGTVSKHLVDIHNKLQPKGDFEIVLVAINDHFSPDPHQIFMKMFSTMPWPAIPFSDLECRKCLENLFNNYHRMPCSVIIDPTGFVLQYDADPLFLRYGAAAYPFTNERIQSINSEDNLLMQQPLSIQKLLATPERDYLVNNNGDQVPLDGLDHKAVGLYFCPCLDEHDELHTTGTLKKLYQELSENSKEFEIVLIYTHGWCEHHDDTCGRMVEDSFLNEIKTMPWLALPFNDTNCSKKLQRIFQQPQELGVPVPARMVIIGPHGKFIELLGTHILLSYGAPAYPFSFRSAVNLELEMLKKLKLEMFWDLDTVFMHTNGSRVRFSQYIGKRIIILFQNVPGTFNSFWREMKARYIRMKGTDDEFEVIHIYRGGLY from the exons ATGAATTGTGACCAGGACACAATCCTATCCAAGAATAAGAGGAACAATCCGGGCAAAGCAAAAACAGACAAGGTGCACAATACTAGTTGCAACATTATTAAAATTGGTGATACAGTCGATTTGTCGGCCCTTTTATTCACCAAAAAAAGGAATTTTCTTATCAAATCCAACCAACAGCGGGTTAAGGCCAAGGATCTGTCAGGCAAGTTTGTTGTTTTATATTTTATGACACTCGCAGCTTATTACGACGATTTGGGCACAGTGTCAAAACACTTGGTGGATATACATAATAAGTTACAGCCCAAAGGTGATTTCGAGATCGTCCTTGTTGCAATTAATGATCATTTTTCTCCCGATCCTCATCAAATTTTTATGAAAATGTTTTCCACAATGCCATGGCCTGCCATTCCGTTTTCAGATTTAGAATGCAGGAAATGCCTTGAAAACCTGTTTAACAATTATCACAGAATGCCTTGTTCTGTAATCATTGACCCAACAGGTTTTGTTTTGCAATATGATGCCGACCCTTTGTTTCTCAGGTACGGAGCTGCTGCTTATCCTTTTACCAACGAAAGAATACAATCCATCAATTCGGAAGATAATTTACTTATGCAGCAGCCTCTTTCCATTCAAAAACTCTTGGCCACTCCTGAACGTGATTATCTCGTCAACAACAATGGAGACCAG GTACCCCTCGATGGTCTTGATCATAAGGCAGTGGGCTTATATTTTTGTCCATGTCTAGATGAACATGATGAATTACACACCACAGGGACACTTAAGAAGCTTTATCAAGAGTTGTCAGAAAACTCGAAAGAGTTTGAGATTGTTCTTATATACACACACGGCTGGTGCGAGCATCATGATGATACATGTGGTCGCATGGTTGAAGATTCTTTCTTGAATGAAATTAAGACAATGCCTTGGTTGGCACTTCCTTTTAACGACACAAATTGTAGTAAGAAGTTGCAGAGGATTTTCCAACAACCCCAAGAGCTCGGAGTGCCAGTACCGGCAAGGATGGTGATTATTGGACCTCATGGAAAATTCATCGAACTGTTGGGCACTCATATATTGTTGAGTTATGGTGCTCCAGCATACCCGTTCAGCTTTCGCAGTGCTGTCAATTTAGAGCTTGaaatgttaaaaaaattaaagctGGAGATGTTCTGGGATCTGGACACTGTCTTTATGCACACAAATGGGTCCCGAGTTCGATTTTCACAATATATTGGCAAGAGAATCATAATCTTATTTCAGAACGTCCCTGGTACATTTAACAGTTTTTGGAGGGAGATGAAAGCAAGGTATATTAGGATGAAGGGCACCGACGATGAGTTCGAAGTTATCCACATCTATAGGGGGGGTCTATATTAA